One Nocardia huaxiensis genomic window, TGCAGGTCGTCGGTGACCTCGAATTCGGTGACGGCGGCGCGCAATCGGAGTGCGGCGGGCCGTCCTTCGGCGCGGCGGGCGGCGCGTGCGCTGTCGGTGAGGTCGCGGCAGGTGCCCGGGTACGCGCCCATGGGTCCGTGTGGCGCGGTGGCGGCCTGCTGGATTTCCCTTCGCGTGCAGAAGCATTCGTAGGTGAGCCCGGCGGCCGTGAGCCGTTCGATGGCCTCTTCATATAGGGGGAGGCGTTCGGATTGCCGTGCCACGGGCGGATCCCAGTCCAGTCCGATGGCCGCGAGATCTTCCAGTTGCCGTTCGGCCGCGCCGGTTTTCACACGGTCGAGGTCGTCGATGCGCATCAGGAACCCGCGTCCGGTGCTGCGGGCGAACAGCCAGGCGAGCAGTGCGGTGCGCAGATTGCCCAGGTGCAGGTCTCCCGACGGGCTGGGCGCGTACCGCCCGTTTCCGGGTTGCTGGGGTCGCGGGGCGTCGGTGGGCATGGCCCGTCCATCGTAGGCAGGGGGTCTACGTTCGCATCCTTCGCACCGCCGCCGGTCCTTCGCAATATTGCGGGCGCACACAAAGAGTGTGGGTCACCAGTGGTTGTGCGTATTCAGTGAATGCGCAGGCCGGGACGGAGTTCGGCCGGGTCGATGGGCTTTTCCGCGGCCAGTGCGGCGAGCAGCCGGTCCGCGTGTGCGATCAAACCGGGCCCGTCGATGTCGTAGGGGATGGGGTCGGTGGCCTCGATCCGGTGCTTCGCTCGCTCCAGCAGGGTGCGCGCGCCCTTCGGATTGCCACGTTGAATGTGGGTCAGCCCAACGGCGAACTGTGCGAGACCCTGCCACAGCATCCGTTCGGCGAATGGGCCGTTCTTCCATGCGGCCTCCAGGACTTCGTGAGCGTTGAAGGCCAGGCCGTCGTCGAGCAGCCGCTGGGCATAGTCGAGGGTCTCTTCGGGCGGGAGGTCCAGATCGTCGGGAATGCGGGGAACGCCGGCACTGCCGAATGGGAGGGGTCGTCCAAACCGGTCACGAGGTCGGGCATTCCGGGCACGCCCGGCGTCGTCTCGGTCCCGTTCGAGATCGTTCTGCGCGTGCTCGGCCATGCCCTCCATGATCCCCGATGCCGTCCGGGGCCCGTGGGCGACGGGATCGCTAGGAGTTGCGCTATGGGACCGACAGCAAAATTGCGGCTTCTGATAATTCGCGGCTTTCGAAGTCGGGCTATTTTTCTGCTAATAAATAGCTGGCTAACCTTGCCGGGTATTTGCTGGTTGAAAACGAAAGAATGCGATCTCCTATTGACGAACCCTGCTAGTGTTTAGCGCGGGAAGAGCCATAGGGGGTGCATTCCCATCGTGAAGTGCAGAGAATGGGTCGCACGGAGGGTTTGCGTGTAACCCCGGGCTGACCCGAGGATCCGCGAATCGGCGGAACCCGCGTTGAATCAAGATCGATGCCAGCAAGATCTCATGCTTGATGCAGCAAAGGAGCTAGTACCGTGAAGGTGGATTTGGCAGGCGCCGTTTGGCGTAAGAGCAAACACAGCGGCCCCAATGGCAACTGCGTGGAGGTCGCGTTCCTGACCGACGGAAACGTGGCGGTGCGCGACAGCAAGGAGCACGGCCGCGGCCCGATTCTGGCGTTCACCCCCGGCGAGTGGGACGCCTTCGTCGCGGGCGTATCCGATGGGGAATTCCGGCGCGCGTGAGCCGGCTCTCCGTTCCGGAGAACGTTGGGTCGTAGGCTGTATCGCGCCGAACGAAAAGCCCCGAGCCGCTGCGGACTCGGGGCTTTTCGCTGGGTTCAGCGCTGCGTATGCGGCGTCGACGGCCTAGGGGTGATGCCCGTTGCCGGAAGCGCCGTTCTCCTGCGCCCGGCGCAGCACCGCCAGCTGCTGATGCTCGGCCTCCCGTGCGGTGGCGGCATTCTGATCGCGTTCCTCCGGCGGGTCCGCGCGGAAGAACGTCCCGCTGCCGGGCCGCCCGGCCGCGCCGAGCTCGTTCATCTTCCGGGGCACCTTCGCGCCCTGGTATTCGAGCGGAATCGGATGCCCGTGCTCGTCCACGCCGCCCAGCGGCTGATGCACCTCGATGTACTCGCCGTGCGGAAGTCGCCGCACCACACCGGTTTCCACGCCGTGCTCCAGAATCGACCGGTCGCTGCGCTGCAATCCCAGACACAGTCGGTAGGCGGCGTAGTAGGCCAGCGGCGGCGCCAGCAGCAGCGCGATGCGGAAGAACCAGGTGGTCGCATTGAGCGAGATGTGGAACTGCAGCGCGATGATGTCGTTGACGCAGGCCAGCGTGAGAATCAGATAGAACATGAGCGCCATGGCCCCGATCGCGGTGCGCACGGGCACATCTCGCGGCCGCTGCAGCAGGTTGTGCCGGGCCACGCGGTCGCCGGTGAGCCGCTTCTCGATCCACGGATAGCCGATGAGCAGGCCGAAGATCAGCGGCATCATGACCGCGACGGAGAACGCGCCGGGCACGGTGTGGCCGAAGATGTAGAGCTCCCAGGCCGGGAACAGGCGCAGGAATCCGTCGGTCCACATCATGTAGAAGTCGGGCTGCGTGCCGGCGGAGACCTGGGACGGGTTGTAGGGCCCCAGATTCCAGATCGGATTGATCTGCAATACGCCGCCCATGATGGCCAGCACGCCGAGCGTGAACGCGAAGTACGCGCCCTGGTCCAGCGAGAACACCGGCACGATGCGGGTGCCGATGACATTGCGTTCGGTTCGTCCGGGCCCCGGGTACTGCGTGTGCTTCTGGTACCAGACCAGCGCGATGTGCGCGACGATGAGCGCCAGCATGATGCCCGGGAACAGCAGCACGTGCGCGATGTAGAGCCGCGGCAGGATGATGGTGCCGGGGAATTCGTCGCCGAATATCAGCCATTCCAGCCAGGTTCCGATGATCGGCGTGCCCAGCGGAATGCCGGCGAAGGCGGCGCGCAACCCGGTGCCCGACAGCAGATCATCGGGCAGCGAGTAGCCGAAGAAACCTTCGAACATGGCGATGATCAGCAGGATTCCGCCGATCACCCAGTTCGCCTCGCGCGGTTTGCGGAACGCGCCGGTGAAGAAGACACGGCACAGGTGCACGATCATGGCGGCGGTGAAAAGCAGTGCGGCCCAATGGTGTACCTGGCGCACGAAGAGTCCGCCGCGCACGTCGAAGGAGATCTCCAGCGCGGTCTCGTAGGCGCGGGACATGGTGACGCCGTGCAGGGGCTGATAGGACCCGTTGTAGACGACCTCGGACATGGAGGGGTCGAAGAACAAGGTCAGATAGACGCCGGACAGCAGCAGCACGATGAAGCTGTACAGCGCGATCTCACCGAGCAGGAA contains:
- a CDS encoding cytochrome b gives rise to the protein MATRNRIGDSVARQADEADERYQAAAFLKRSINKVFPTHWSFLLGEIALYSFIVLLLSGVYLTLFFDPSMSEVVYNGSYQPLHGVTMSRAYETALEISFDVRGGLFVRQVHHWAALLFTAAMIVHLCRVFFTGAFRKPREANWVIGGILLIIAMFEGFFGYSLPDDLLSGTGLRAAFAGIPLGTPIIGTWLEWLIFGDEFPGTIILPRLYIAHVLLFPGIMLALIVAHIALVWYQKHTQYPGPGRTERNVIGTRIVPVFSLDQGAYFAFTLGVLAIMGGVLQINPIWNLGPYNPSQVSAGTQPDFYMMWTDGFLRLFPAWELYIFGHTVPGAFSVAVMMPLIFGLLIGYPWIEKRLTGDRVARHNLLQRPRDVPVRTAIGAMALMFYLILTLACVNDIIALQFHISLNATTWFFRIALLLAPPLAYYAAYRLCLGLQRSDRSILEHGVETGVVRRLPHGEYIEVHQPLGGVDEHGHPIPLEYQGAKVPRKMNELGAAGRPGSGTFFRADPPEERDQNAATAREAEHQQLAVLRRAQENGASGNGHHP
- a CDS encoding DUF309 domain-containing protein — protein: MAEHAQNDLERDRDDAGRARNARPRDRFGRPLPFGSAGVPRIPDDLDLPPEETLDYAQRLLDDGLAFNAHEVLEAAWKNGPFAERMLWQGLAQFAVGLTHIQRGNPKGARTLLERAKHRIEATDPIPYDIDGPGLIAHADRLLAALAAEKPIDPAELRPGLRIH
- a CDS encoding DUF397 domain-containing protein; protein product: MKVDLAGAVWRKSKHSGPNGNCVEVAFLTDGNVAVRDSKEHGRGPILAFTPGEWDAFVAGVSDGEFRRA
- the gluQRS gene encoding tRNA glutamyl-Q(34) synthetase GluQRS, which codes for MPTDAPRPQQPGNGRYAPSPSGDLHLGNLRTALLAWLFARSTGRGFLMRIDDLDRVKTGAAERQLEDLAAIGLDWDPPVARQSERLPLYEEAIERLTAAGLTYECFCTRREIQQAATAPHGPMGAYPGTCRDLTDSARAARRAEGRPAALRLRAAVTEFEVTDDLHGPYRGAVDDLVLRRGDGIPAYNLTVVVDDAEQGVDQVVRGDDLLPSTPRQAYLATLLGLPVPQYAHVPLVLNTAGQRLAKRDGAVTLRDRLALGETPEHILGILARSLGFAAVTDPAQLTADFRPENLPREPWRLDPDGLLQPT